A window of the Phaseolus vulgaris cultivar G19833 chromosome 5, P. vulgaris v2.0, whole genome shotgun sequence genome harbors these coding sequences:
- the LOC137834299 gene encoding uncharacterized protein produces the protein MIPVEIHESSPRFLSFVVEESNEERKMNLDLLDEAREEARIKAEAVKRRVEHQYNSKVKLRQFQVGDLVMRKTHPYELENKLSPKWTGPFRVTEAKGNGSYNLETLEGGPIPCSWNAANLKFYFS, from the coding sequence atgatcccagtagagatccatGAGAGCTCCCCACGTTTCCTAAGCTTTGTGGtcgaagaatccaacgaagagagGAAGATGAATCTAGACCTGTTAGACGAGGCCAGAGAGGAAGCAAGGATAaaggctgaagccgtgaagagaagagtagagcatcagtacaactctaaggtgaagctGCGGCAGTTCCAAGTTGGCGACCTGGTCATGAGGAAGACTCAtccttacgagttggagaacaagttgtctcccaaatggaccggacccttcagagtaacCGAAGCCAAGGGAAATGGTTCGTACAATCTAGAGACTTTAGAAGGAGGACCCATTCCATGCAGTTGGAATGCggctaatttaaaattttatttcagttga